In Gammaproteobacteria bacterium, one genomic interval encodes:
- a CDS encoding cytochrome P450 → MTAVHPAVAYEPGVVPEPLAERVNLIQFLRLLRDNQLSVYTRDSFVADFSEVRLLFHNFVLLNEPDFIEHILVTNRQNYVKGHLARQILEWALGNNLVISEGDFWRRQRRIMAPAFHHQHLAQAAHVMVRRARQRIERWRTPCERGERLDIAHEMMSLTMEIVAEALFSSQIANSIDELGRAMTTLLASLGTPNPLDLLGLPAWIPRWRSHRTRSALARLDRMVYGIIASRRATQHGPEDLLGLLLAARDDETGEGMTDRQLRNEVLTFFSAGHETTALALTWTLYLLSRHPGIERALHDEVDRVLGEGETTFADVQALPYTRMVIQEAMRLFPPGHAFNRVAVADDEVGGHAIRAGSVVTISPYLTHRNPRLWEDPLRFDPERFTPDRVKARHRFAYLPFGGGPRICIGRGFAMMEACMVLATIARAYRLRMAPGHRLEAQGGITLRPRYGLRMTLEPRSPGPGVAF, encoded by the coding sequence ATGACGGCAGTTCACCCCGCAGTCGCCTACGAACCAGGCGTTGTACCCGAACCGCTGGCTGAGAGAGTCAATCTGATCCAGTTCCTCCGTTTGCTGCGCGACAACCAACTGTCCGTGTACACCCGCGACTCTTTCGTCGCCGACTTCAGCGAAGTACGGCTTCTTTTTCACAACTTCGTTCTCCTCAATGAACCCGATTTCATCGAGCACATCCTCGTCACCAACCGCCAGAACTATGTCAAGGGACACCTTGCCCGCCAGATTCTTGAGTGGGCTCTGGGCAACAACCTGGTGATCAGCGAGGGCGACTTCTGGCGCCGCCAGCGCCGCATCATGGCCCCCGCCTTCCATCACCAGCACCTAGCGCAGGCAGCCCATGTGATGGTGCGTCGCGCGCGGCAGCGCATCGAACGCTGGCGCACGCCGTGTGAGAGGGGAGAACGCCTCGACATCGCCCACGAAATGATGTCGCTCACGATGGAGATCGTCGCCGAGGCGCTGTTCTCCAGCCAGATTGCCAACTCGATAGATGAGCTGGGGCGGGCGATGACGACACTCCTTGCGTCCCTGGGCACGCCGAATCCGCTTGACCTTCTCGGCCTCCCGGCATGGATCCCACGATGGCGCTCGCACCGCACCCGCTCAGCGCTGGCTCGGCTCGACCGGATGGTCTACGGCATCATTGCTTCACGACGCGCCACCCAGCACGGTCCTGAAGATCTGTTGGGTTTGCTCCTCGCCGCGCGCGACGACGAGACCGGCGAGGGGATGACGGACCGGCAGCTCCGCAACGAGGTCCTCACGTTCTTCTCCGCCGGACATGAGACGACGGCGCTGGCCCTAACGTGGACGCTGTACCTGCTGTCGCGACATCCCGGCATCGAACGCGCGCTGCACGACGAGGTGGACCGTGTGCTGGGCGAAGGGGAGACGACGTTCGCTGACGTCCAAGCGCTGCCCTATACCCGAATGGTCATCCAGGAGGCGATGCGGTTGTTTCCGCCGGGCCACGCTTTCAATCGCGTGGCGGTCGCGGACGACGAGGTCGGGGGGCACGCCATTCGTGCCGGCAGCGTGGTGACGATCAGTCCCTACCTCACCCACCGCAATCCGAGGCTGTGGGAGGATCCGCTACGCTTCGATCCCGAGCGGTTCACACCTGATCGGGTCAAAGCACGTCATCGTTTCGCGTATTTGCCCTTCGGCGGCGGGCCGCGCATCTGTATCGGTAGGGGCTTTGCCATGATGGAGGCGTGCATGGTGCTTGCCACCATCGCCCGCGCCTATCGCCTGCGTATGGCGCCCGGACACCGGCTTGAAGCGCAAGGCGGGATTACCCTTCGCCCGCGCTACGGTCTTCGCATGACGCTCGAGCCGCGCTCACCCGGGCCGGGGGTTGCATTCTGA